ATTTGAATATCGCTCATCTCAAAATATTATATATTTATTGGAAAAACTTATCCTTGCAACTAATAATGAGAATGATTTAATTATTGACTCATTTGCAGACGCAGGAACAAGCCTAGCGGTTGCTTATAAGACAAGAAGAAATGCAATAGAAATAGAATAAGAAAATATAATAAATAAAAGATTAAATAAGGAGTTTAATAATGGAAAATAATAGTGATATAGTTAAAATATTTGTTGATAGTTTATTAACTACTAACAGAGGATATAGTTTTTTTGTAAATTGGAATAATATAAAAGAAGCGACAGAAAACAGTATTGAATTGCATGCTATGGATTCTTTAATTAAATGCAATGATTTTAAAACAAAATTTTATGAATTACTTGATAAATTACCAGAGGTAATAACAACATTCCCTTTGCTATTTGCTTTAAGTAAAGCAGAAAGAGATAAGTTGAAAAGAGGGAAAATGGAATTGGAGATAGCAGACCATATAAAAGGTGTTTGTGAAAAGTTTAAATTTGATATAGAAAAGGCAAAAAAAAGATTAGATGATGACGAAAAAGAACAATACTATAATTTTTTTGTTAATATGGGTTTGAAAAATTTATTTGATAGCATTATTGAAAAAAGTGTTACAGATTATGTGATAGGAGTATTGGTTGGTTTAGATTCTAATGGTAGAAAAAATAGAAGTGGTACTGCATTTGAAGATTTATGCGAAAAGGTGATTTCACCTATTTGTAGCGAAAATGAAATTACGCTTCTTATTCAAAAACAATTTAAAGTGTTGGAAGAGTATGGAATTAAAGTGGATGAAGATATTGCTAATAGAAAAGCAGATTTTATTTTGATTAAAGATAAAGTTGTTTTAAACATTGAAGCAAACTATTATTTTGCTGCAGGGTCTAAACCAGAGGAAATAGTTGATAGTTATATTAACAGAAATAGCGACTTAAATAATAACAAAATAAATTTTGCATTAATTACTGATGGCAATTGTTGGGATAACGAAGATAAAAATCAATTAAATAAAGCATTTAGGTATATATCTTTAATGAATTATAAAATGGCTGAAAGTGGATATTTAAAATCTAGAATAAAAGAAATTTTTGATTTAAAATAAAAGTTTTATTTTAAGACGATTAGATAAAAATCGATAGTGGCATAAAAAGGGGTAGGATAATATCAACAACATATCCTTCTACAAAAATTATGACATTCTTTTTTAAATAATTATAATTTTTTACTTATTTTTTACTGTATGCACTTTTTTGTATTTTTGCATTATT
This DNA window, taken from Mycoplasmopsis cynos, encodes the following:
- a CDS encoding DNA methyltransferase, encoding MKDVITAPCINIKEKEFEYRSSQNIIYLLEKLILATNNENDLIIDSFADAGTSLAVAYKTRRNAIEIE
- a CDS encoding DpnII family type II restriction endonuclease, whose protein sequence is MENNSDIVKIFVDSLLTTNRGYSFFVNWNNIKEATENSIELHAMDSLIKCNDFKTKFYELLDKLPEVITTFPLLFALSKAERDKLKRGKMELEIADHIKGVCEKFKFDIEKAKKRLDDDEKEQYYNFFVNMGLKNLFDSIIEKSVTDYVIGVLVGLDSNGRKNRSGTAFEDLCEKVISPICSENEITLLIQKQFKVLEEYGIKVDEDIANRKADFILIKDKVVLNIEANYYFAAGSKPEEIVDSYINRNSDLNNNKINFALITDGNCWDNEDKNQLNKAFRYISLMNYKMAESGYLKSRIKEIFDLK